One genomic window of Triplophysa rosa linkage group LG11, Trosa_1v2, whole genome shotgun sequence includes the following:
- the LOC130562023 gene encoding zona pellucida sperm-binding protein 4-like, translated as MFWRVAFCAWVCAFCCAVPQFSNFPQEPQSSVFQQTGQQFSQKFSLQKPVVQSEPLDKCAVADYEQIQCGQSGISGAECEAINCCFNGQQCYYGMSVTVQCIRDGQFVLVVARDVTLPRLSLDTVRLLGGNEAPCGPVGATPSFVVYQFPVTACGTSMMEENGYVVYENRMTSSYEVGIGPLGSITRDSQFELLFQCRYSATAVEALVVAVNTVPPPPPVAAPGPLRVELRLANGQCVTKGCAEGDEAYTSYYGEDEYPVTKVLREPVYVEVHILERTDPNLVLMLGRCWATSTPSPLSLPQWDLLVDGCPYQDDRYLTALVPVVGSSGLQFPTHNKRFVVKMFTFVDPSSLAPLQETIYIHCSTAVCHPASGSCEQSCARKRRAVAGKRSEETVVSSGGVFFTM; from the exons ATGTTTTGGCGTGTGGCTTTTTGTGCATGGGTTTGTGCTTTCTGTTGTGCTGTTCCACAGTTTAGTAATTTTCCCCAGGAGCCTCAATCTTCAGTCTTCCAGCAAACTGGACAACAGTTTTCTCAGAAGTTTTCACTTCAAAAGCCAGTGGTGCAGTCAGAACCTCTTGACAAGTGTGCTGTAGCTGATTATGAGCAGATCCAGTGTGGACAATCTGGTATCAGTGGTGCAGAGTGTGAAGCTATAAACTGCTGCTTTAATGGACAGCAGTGTTATTATGGGATGTCAG TGACTGTCCAGTGTATAAGAGATGGTCAGTTTGTGTTAGTGGTGGCTAGAGATGTTACTCTGCCTCGTCTGAGTCTGGACACGGTCCGTCTGCTGGGTGGAAATGAAGCACCTTGTGGTCCTGTTGGTGCAACGCCTTCCTTTGTTGTATACCAGTTTCCAGTCACTGCCTGTGGCACCAGCATGATG GAGGAAAATGGTTATGTGGTGTATGAGAACAGAATGACTTCATCCTATGAAGTGGGGATTGGACCTCTTGGCTCCATCACAAGGGACAGTCAATTTGA ACTTCTCTTCCAGTGTAGATATTCTGCCACTGCTGTGGAAGCTCTGGTTGTGGCGGTCAACACTGTTCCACCACCTCCACCTGTAGCTGCTCCTGGACCCCTAAGGGTGGAGCTTAGACTGGCAAATGGCCAATGTGTCACTAAAGGCTGTGCAGAAG GAGATGAAGCGTACACATCCTACTACGGTGAGGATGAGTATCCAGTCACAAAAGTCCTGCGAGAACCTGTGTATGTTGAGGTGCATATTTTGGAGAGGACTGACCCCAATCTTGTCCTGATGTTGGGACGCTGTTGGGCGACATCAACCCCTAGTCCTCTCAGTCTACCCCAGTGGGATCTTCTAGTTGATGG ATGTCCTTACCAGGATGACCGTTACCTGACAGCACTGGTTCCTGTTGTTGGCTCGTCTGGTCTTCAGTTCCCAACCCACAACAAGCGCTTTGTTGTGAAGATGTTCACGTTTGTGGATCCATCATCACTGGCCCCTCTGCAGGAGACT ATCTATATTCACTGTAGTACTGCGGTGTGCCACCCTGCTTCTGGTTCCTGTGAGCAGAGCTGTGCTAGGAAAA GGAGAGCTGTTGCTGGAAAAAGGAGTGAAGAAACTGTGGTTTCCAGTGGAGGTGTATTCTTTACAATGTAA